A region of the Desulfobacter postgatei 2ac9 genome:
GATGGAGGCCATGCCTTGTTTTTCAGACTTGATACTCTCCAGAAGGTTCTTTTTATCACCCACCGGGTGGTGCCTGCGGGTTTGACTGAACCGTTTGACCAGGGTCTGGGTATCTGCCTCAAGAAATATGATGACTGGAGAAACGCCCATCTCCTCTAAAGCAGAGACGCCTGAAACAAATGTATTTAAAAAAGTTTTTGACCGCATATCCATCACAAAGGCTGCGCCCTTGACTTTGGCGCTTTCCCCCAACAGCAGCTCAAGCACCTTGGGCACAAGCTCCATGGGCATGTTGTCGATGCAGTAAAAGGATGCATCTTCAAATGCCTGGGCAACCGTTGTCTTCCCGGAACCTGAGATGCCGGTGATGATATAAACCTTGAATTTTTCCATTGTCAAAATTCTTCGTCATTTTCCAGAATGATCTGATGGATCTGCTCTGTTGAACCTGCTGCCAACAGTCGTTCTTTAAACTGATCCATTTTCAGCAGCTTTGAAATCTGGGCAAGAACTTTCAGATGACCGCCTGTGGAGTGTTCAGGTGTCAGAAGCAGAAAGAAAAGATGGACGGGCCGGTTATCCAGAGACTCAAACTCAATACCTTTAATGCTGCGCCCAAATCCAACAGCAATGGATTTCACCGTCTCCAACTTGCCGTGGGGAATGGCAATGCCGCCGCCGATGCCTGTGGAGCCTAAATGTTCCCGTTCCAGCAGGACCGCTGTGATATCTTCGACTTCGGCCCCGGCCACCGGAGAAACAGCCTGGGACAGTTCTTTTATGGCCTCTGGTTTGTTTTTGGCTTTCAGGTCTGCGATAATAGCGTCCAGCTTTAGAATGTCACTGATTTTCATTGGCTCCGGCCATCCTATCCTTGGGGGGCAATTAGTCCCAGTTTTCCGTTATTGTGTTTATAAATCACATTGACCTCTTGTGTGCGGGCATTAACGAATACATAAAAAGATTTTTTGCCCGACGCCAGTTCAATCACCGCATCCTCAATGTCCATGGGTTTTGTTTCAAGGGGTTCTTCAATAATATCAACCACGTCCCCGGGCAAAGGCTCATCAATGCTGAACTCACGGGTATCGGTCAGGCTTGACTTGTTGCCCAACAGGTGTTTCTTTATCTTTTCTTTGTGTTTTGTGATCTGGCTTTTGACTTTATCCGCCAGGATATCAATGGCGGCATACATGCTTTCGGACGCTTCCTTGGCATGGATGTTCAG
Encoded here:
- a CDS encoding PTS sugar transporter subunit IIA — encoded protein: MKISDILKLDAIIADLKAKNKPEAIKELSQAVSPVAGAEVEDITAVLLEREHLGSTGIGGGIAIPHGKLETVKSIAVGFGRSIKGIEFESLDNRPVHLFFLLLTPEHSTGGHLKVLAQISKLLKMDQFKERLLAAGSTEQIHQIILENDEEF
- the hpf gene encoding ribosome hibernation-promoting factor, HPF/YfiA family codes for the protein MQVTITFKQIEASDPLKSYVNKKLKRFDKMLEGPAEANVVLSVEKIRHIAEITLTSGSLNIHAKEASESMYAAIDILADKVKSQITKHKEKIKKHLLGNKSSLTDTREFSIDEPLPGDVVDIIEEPLETKPMDIEDAVIELASGKKSFYVFVNARTQEVNVIYKHNNGKLGLIAPQG